The genome window AACAAGCctccttgacatgctcctcgtgtCTCCTACCTTCTCCATCACCACAAACAAGCGAATCGATCgaaggggagggagggagggagggagggagatggGGCTCAGTAATCGGTGGGCATTTTGATCCACCGCCTATTTATCGCCCAATTTGCTCACCGAGCATGGCTTCTTCCATTGACTCCGATGTGACCATGTCGATGCATCCGAATTAGAATAGGAAATGAGGAACGCATGCTTCTTTACCTTCTCTGTACTGTTGTGGTCTAACCATTGGCTACATTTTGATTCCTCGATGGCAGATGACTAAAATAGATCGCCTGCCTACTTCTGCCAGCACTGAAAATTCTGGCGGCTACTATGGACTTCATCATCCTGTGTTCAACACCATAATAATAAGGGAGACTGACACATGACATATCAACTTCCTCTAACACAAACACACTGACATCGGTAATGCGTGTGGGTCTTCTCCTCCTCCAAGATCATGAAGAAAGCAAAGATTATGGTGGTCAAACCTGGAGAACCCTCCAAGAATCTGACACACTAAAGGTCCAAGGACAGGTCATAGTTCTGTCCTCCCTCGAACCAAAGAGTCAGTCTTCCAGATGCATGTTTCACAATCGTTGCAGGTATGGAGACCGCGACCTGCCCTACTTCTCCTATTTGGTTTGGATCGAAGAACGGGATGAGGAACCTTCCTTGCGCGACTATCCAAGCTCGACTGCTTACCCGGAAAGTACAGTTTGACTCTGTGTTCTGCCCTGTCGGAGGAACGGTTTGACTTCCCTTTGCTCTTCTTTGTTTCGATTCATCTTAATGCCACCGGGAAGACCGACGTTTCTTCTGCCTTCCTCCCACTTAGGCGGAGAACAGCCGTGAGAGTCAAGACAGACAGGCATGAAAAGTACGTCTGTTCTGTGAGACATGGACGCGAGATAGCAAGTCACAAGCATGAGTTCTTGACTCATGTCGGCACACCTTAACAGTACTCCCAATCGATGGAGTCCCATATGGGGCTCCTTCCTTCCCATCTGCTCCACCTGTAGCTGCAACCTTGAAAGCCAGTAGAAAGCACTTCCTCGAAAGGGACATGTCGTCTTTAATTtagaataataaatattaaatacctaaatttcacatatatatatatatatatataatcgaaaaGTGAAAATAGGTGGAGGTAAACTCGTTTTAGTCATGGGTCTTTATAGGCCCACGTGTCAAGTGGCCAAAGAATCTGTTTGCTGTTGCGAAGAAGACAGCTGATCGGGATGTAGTGAGGTCCAAGGAGCCACATAGGCTGACGTAAGCGCCGGCCCTTCCCGCGGGAATACGGCGCCGAAAGCGTCCCTTTCACTAACCGGGCGGTGCTACAGCCACGCGCCACTTCCCACGCCCGGACCCACGTCCCATCACCAGAAGAAATCACCCCTTTCGCGGTTCCCCCATCCGACGGTCTCCCTGCTCCCACGTAAAGCGGGTACGAGTCACGCGTATTGACGTAGCGTGGGTCGATGGGTTCCCTTCTTAACACGTTTTTAATCCAATTAAGTCGCCAACTGATCCGTACGTGGGAAATTTCTGCCACCCGCCGTCCGAAACCCGCGTGCTTACGTGCTGTCCGAGTGGATTGAATTTGCGGGTCCCGCTTGCTTCCTTCTCTCGGGCGTTACTTCGGGGGGGTTAACTTCTTCCATTTAACTAATTAACAACATTAATCGACAGTATAACTAAACCTACCCGCGAAGAAATAATAATAGCATTTAATTATAGTTAATGacgatataatataatttaattaaaaaggaATAAATACCCTGTCCTTCTTGCTTCGATCTCCTTCTCGGGTTCCATCCCGGTAAAGAATGAGCAGAATAGAAtaagagggagggggagagagagatcgCCCCGATTGATCCATCGAGATCCAAGTCGTTGTCGGAGAGCCAATCTTGTCTCCTTCTCCTTTTCGGATTCGGGAGGCTGAGCGAAGCCGGTTAACCCCTGGATTCACCGCGGATTTGGTCGGTCCCTGCGCCCGTAATCGACTGCCGGAGGCCCCGATCGGTCGGTGAGCCCCGCCGATAGCCAATCGGAGGTGTAGGGAGTGGCGATCGATCCGGTGATTAGAAGGGAAACCGTGGATTTGGTTGGTTATGATTGGCTAGTTGTAGTGAAGTTTAATTTGGTGGCGATAGGGTTTTGGGTTCCGATCGCTGGTTCCGATGATGTCCGACGTCAGGCACAATGCTGTTCCCAATTCTTCCCATGCCTCGCCCGACAACATTGAAGGTGGTTTCTGTTTTTTGTTCGATCCTCTTTTATCGTTTCCTTCTTCGCTCTTTACTGTTTGATGCCTCTAATGTCATCTTGATCGGTCTTTTGTTAGGCATGTGCAATTTGATTCCATTGACTTTCTTTGGACAGGCATGCAGATGATTGATTTGGGTGGGTTATAGCAGGGAAATAAAACGAAACGAGGTTAATTAGTTGTGGTGTTTCCTGATCGCAGGAGCTATGTGGCAGTTAAATATCGAGGATGGCCAAGAGGGAGCTGACGGGCAGCTGAATCAGTATCCTGATCGCCCCGGCCAGCCAGATTGTCTTTACTATTTAAGGACTGGTGTTTGCGGGTATGGAAGCAAGTGCAAATATAATCATCCTGCACACAATGAACAGGTGAAAGCCATATCTCCGGATAGTTTTGCTTCATATGCTTTGAATTTGAGATGTTTTTAGTATTTATGGCAATTAAGTCTTCAATTTTTGGATAAACCATGTTACCACGTTttcataaaaaaggagaaagaaggaaAGGATCTCTTCATTGCATGttgttgatttatatgttattaatTGGTTTCTGCAGATCACTCGGTTTAGTGGAGAACTTCCACAGAGAGACGGTCAACCTGATTGCCAGGTTCATTATCTTCATCAGTGATTTTGCTTTCCAATTTAAATATGGCATGTGGTTACAGAACCCATCTTTTTGTTCATTAGGTGATCTTCCTTTGCGTGTGAAATATAAATTGGAGTTCATAATGAAGCTCTAACTTGTTGCATTACCACATGGAAAAAATGTCTACAGAAAAGTAtatcactaaattagaaattttggAGTAGGAAAACATTACATTTACAAATTATAAAAGCACATTACCTTTAGTAAGAATAAAACTGAGGATAATGAAACACTGAGAATGCTATGTGTCTGTAAGTCTATTTTCGTTGCTTACTGTATGACTCAAAAGAGTAAAATAGGTAGACTCTGTGTTTTGGGATTATTTGTTCTCTCTTTCATGAGCAGAGATGCTGCTGTTTGACGCACTGATTTCTCAAGCTAGTAACAGTGTTATGAAAGTACATTTTCTAATTATGTCATTTCTCTTGCAGCTATTTGTGGAAGTGTTGTTATAGCAAAATAGTAGAACTTAGGCTGGTATGTTGCCAGTGACATAAAGGAGAGTTAGAGGACATAATGATGTCCTGAATCGTTTGCAGCTATTTGTGGAAGTGTTGTTCATTAAATATCGAATAGGCATTCATGGTAGCAAGGCATAGATATGGAGCAGATGATCATAGATAATGTCTAATTGTctaacatttttttcttttttttctctaaaacaTGTTCTCCAGGAACCATCTGGAGCATGAGTCGGCTCATCGATGTACATAAATACAGGCTTGTTGATATAAGCATGCTTAAGACAGATCTGAAATATGTATACACAACTTTATTGGACCACTTGATTTCCCAAGCTCAATGCCTTTCCTTTATATATCCAAATTATTCTTTATCAGGAAGATTTTATTATATGCTACTTAGTGCATATTGACGCAACAACTACATGAGTAGAAAAATGAGTCGATTTCAAGAGAATCAACCAAATGCATTTTGGTGTATCTCTCTAGTTTGGTTTATAACAAGTGGTTTGACAGTACTTGACACTTTTTCGGATCTATTATAACTTCTTTCTTttaatttgatattatttttcAAATATCTTAGTTAATGCAAGACAATATGCAATTTTCTTGCTGCAAACACCTTTTTTACTTCATATCGCGTCAAGCTTTCTCTCATGcaaagtttcatattttaaagttcatCAACTTGATGCTATTAGTTCTTCACTTGATGTAGTTTCAAGGATTTGTGGTTCCAGCCATGATTATCTTTGCTAAATGATACCTTTCATCAACAATAATCATCTCATTGGATTATCATTTCTAAGAGATTCACTAAAGGTTTTCTCTTATTTTCCTCTATTTAATGAGTATTATCATTCATTTAGTTTCTGAAAGGATGACTGCGCTTCTGTAATTAGTTGATACATGAGCATAAACCTGTTATTTCTTCATATGTTCTAGGGTGTCTCTGGATACAGACCATCAAAGATGAGATTCAAAAGGCTAGACAACTGTGTTTTCTTGTATCTGACTGGTAAATACAGGATGTTCTGAAAATAGTCTGTTACTGTTTAATATGATAATCAACATGGAACCAAATTGTGACAAAAGAAGAACTATGGAAATCTAAACGTAAATATTGCATACAAATGCAACCCGTAGGTCTTCACCTATCACCATGGTTATCCACCAATAGTTGGAGTTTTGACCACTGAACAATAATGGCTGGCTTTGTCATTTTAGGCAAATAAAATTTGATTAATACTTGTTGGtaacatatataataataataataataataataataataatattattattattattattattattattattattattattatagatatCCATGCATGGATAAGTGCATCCGAACAGATATCTGCACAGCAATGGGTTTCTACTAGTCTCTTGCTTTGAAACATGATTCTCTCTTACTGTTGTATAGTTTTTCTTTACCGTTGTCTGATATCCAGATAAACCAACATGTTTGTTTCAGTTTAACTCTGCTATGCTGACTCTTTTACTCTGCCAATTTAACTTCTTTTCATGTTTGCCTTTTTTAGTTCATCAAATAGCATATGAATGAAGGACACTTGATGAATAGTCTCTGGTTATGTTTCAATTATTCTTGCAGTTTTTCCTGAAAACAGGAATGTGCAAATATGGAATAACATGTAAATATCATCATCCACGAGACAAACATGATACACGGCTGGTTCAGTTGAATGTTTTTGGTCTACCTATCCGTGAGGTATCTATTGCTTCGTAGCACTCTTATACAATTCAAACTTTCAATATACTTTCCACCATCTTCACTTGTCAATGTCACAATCAACTTTTACAATGATTTTAATTTTGGATTGATACTGGTTGCTGTGAACTATCAGATCGGTAAAGGATCAATATATTGGGCGGTATAGCGACCTATACTACCTGGTATCATTAATTAAAGTAATAAAAATTATGAATACTATTTTATTGGTGTTGAGCTACATGTTTCCATATTGGTGCTTGGACGGACCAATAAAAACTGGTCCATACTGGCCAGTATAATTGAGATTTGAAACCTTGGTTTTTTCTACCCTGTAGTTAATTGATGAGACTTTTGTTTAATGTTTATTTGATTTGGCTTCCAGGATGAAAAGCAATGTGCCCATTACATGAAAACTGGGTCATGTAAATATGGTGTTGCCTGCAAGTTCAATCATCCCCAGCCTGCCAACCCTGGATCAGCATTCTCTGTTACAGGATCCTCAGTCTATGGATATTCTGGTTCCATGGCACCTACATCGGTGCTACCTGTAATTGGTGGAATTTCTTCATGGCCTTTCTGTAGATTTCCTTATGTGTCTAGTCCACGTATGCAAGGTCTCCCAGCTTATGTACCTTTTGTTCTTGCACCCTCCCAAGGGAATATGCCTGTGCAGCAAGGTTGGAGCACATACATGGTTAGTAGCTGCATACTCTATAACTAAAAGTAAAACTTTGTATGTTAAATGATATCTATTTTCAGATTTAACAAAACCATGTCAACATTAGATAGTTGTTTGGTATGTTATATGATGCCTTTTTTTCTGGTTCGATCTTTGTAATACATTTATTTGCATGTTTCATATAAGCTAGTCTGTTAACTGATATTTCTGAAGCACTTTTAAATTATAGATGTTAAACCTTTTTGTTACAGAATTGAAATTTCAGATGTTCTTTTTTTCCTAGCATCCTCTCCATGCATTTGCAATGTGATGCACCCTTTAGGTTTTGACTTATATATAACTTGGTGCCACTCCTTTTCAGCTTTTAGAACCATCTTTGACAGATCAGTagggaaagatgatttatggtatTGTAATTTCAGTCACTtaatcatacaaaatatgctaatATTGTCGCTTTTAACTTTCTATCTAAAGGCATTCTTATCACTACAAGACATGTATATGTGAAAAAAATGGAAAGATTTTTTCTGTAGGAAATGCTTGCTGGGGCAACAGGTTAGTCATGTAACTGTAAGATACCACATTATAGTTAATTTCATCGGAGCAAAGTAATGAATGCACTGACAAGTTtgagcaacacaaggacttcattCCATTCCATCTTAGTCATCTATATTAGGTATTAGAAACAATATAAGCAGGCACTAAATTGTATAAATAACGTACTTGGGAAATGACCGACATTCAGTATAAATGTTACAATCTCAATAACTAAAGCAAATTGTCTCGTTCAGGAAACAAAAAGAAACGTTTTGAGACAATATTGTCTGGGTGACCATACAATGTTGTAAAGTGCCCACCAATTTTGAAGTCTCATGCTGAGGCCATATCTGTGCCCGGCTATGTGCATATGTTATGCACTTTCTTTTTGCCATAAGGAGTTAGTCATGGCTGCCATGTATTGTCCTTGGGCAAGGTGTATGGGTACAAAATGCATGTGACTGCCAGGTGGATATAGAGAGCAAAACCAACAGCAGCAAGTAGATTTTCTTCTCAAGTTTTACAAATGAAGTTTGATTATATTAGTTCCATGAATCTTCCTCTTAAGgtacatatttaaaaaatattatatgagttATGTAGACGGTATCAGATAAACACAAAATACTTCTTGTGCAAATAAATAATTTCCATTCACAGTTGCAGCATGCTGTGAATACAGTCATTTTACTATACATGCGCTTGGAGGTAATATTGTTTAGTgcgtaagaaaaaaaaatttaatgccaAGTTATATAAATGGTTGAAAACCTAAAAGGCCTAAACGATGACACACGCAAAAATTGTGTACAGAAAGCAAAGTTCAACAAAGATGAAATGAAAATGATGGCTCAATCAAGGTAGATGGAAGGCAATATAATAGCTTGATCAGTGTCTAAACGATGACACAAGTAAAAATTGTGTACAGAAAGCAAAGTTCAACAAAGATGGAAATGAAAATGAGGGCTCAATCAAGGTAGATGGAAGGCAATATAATAGCTTGATCAGTGTTTTTATGTAGGGTATATGGAACAAAACAATTGTTGAATTGAAATTGAAATAAAGAGGCCACTTAGTTAGGGATGGATGCATGAGGCAGATTGGTGGCTTTTGGATATAAAATGATCAAAGAACTGTTGAGTGAGATGGGAGAAATGCTGTGAATGTGATGATACTTgtgaatttaataaaaaattaccaGTTGCTTTTAGTAGTGttgtttttttgaaaaataaacaaGGATTTGTGAAGAATGTCATGTTAGAGGAGCCATAAGCTACTTAAAATAGAAGATAAGTAATAAGGAGTCGTTAAGATTATATGTGCATATCTTTGAGAGGATGCTCCCCCGCtaattaagattaaaaaaaaaagatgataagaGATTTACGTTGTTGGGTGGAGTGAAGAAATATTTTAAGAGTTGAAAATAGTTCTACAGATTGACAAATTCATATAAAGCTAATCCAAAGGGTTTAAACAGCCTTCAAGTTGGTGCTTATGGTCTGGTTACCTTTTTTGCAAGCAGTTGTAAAAAATCATTCCAATATATCTTTTTCTTATCACAAGCACATCTTTTTGAGAAATCTTAGTGATTCTTGTTTTAGGACTAATCATGATGGTATGAGCTTCCATTGGCACTCCCAGAAGCATTCGAAGGATGTGGCTTATTATTGCACCCTAAAAACATGACTCTTATGGTTCTTTCTCACTTGTCATAAGAAAATAAGGACCACTTGCCACATGCCAACAATATAGGCCTCAGTGCTTGCCTGGGAATTTTGCAAATTTATGCATATTCTTCTTTTACTTCATGAAACTAGGCATGATGGTCTATCTATACCACTATTTACTAAATGGAACTGTTAGAAATTTTTAAGTTGGGATTCTAAATATTTTGAGACCTTCATGAGCATTGTATGGGTTCAGTAACCCACTAATTTGGCCATGGTACAACAATACGTGGTCTCATATGCTTCATTATTCCCTTAGCTATGATTGAGAATCACTGGTAAACAATTATTTCTTAGAAGGATTCGTGAGTTACATATGAAAGCCAATCTCCTATACTTGTCACTTTTTCATTCATGTCATGCCACATTTTAAGGTTAGTTTATATCTGTCAACATCTTATGCCAGCTTGTAATGCATGTCAGGGCAGTATGAATGATATTTCTTCTACCGATATGCTTGTGCCCAGTAAGATAGCCAACTCCAGACATCAAGAACAGCCAGGTTCCAGCATGCCACTAAGTTTACCTGAGAGGCCGGACCAACCAGAATGCCAATATTATATGAAAACTGGGAGCTGCAAATATGGAACTTCTTGCAAGTACCATCACCCAAAAGAGAACCAAGCAGATATGGCCACCATAGGACCCCTGGGCCTTCCTTTAAGACCAGTAAATTTGAACCTTACTCTTTTACTTCATTATTCTCTCTCGGTTCTTCTGCCATAGAAAGCACCtaattgcattttctttttttgatgaaAGGGTCAGCCTTTGTGCACCTTCTACACCACATACGGAAGCTGCAAGTATGGTACCACTTGCAAATTTGATCATCCATTGGTTAACTATTATGGCTACTCTCTGCAACCATTTGCTGCCTATTCGGAGCCATCAGCACTCTTTCCTGGTCAAAGGAGTTCAAAAGTTACAAGGACATCAGCTGAAGATTCATCTTCCAAGGCATCAAAGTTGCCTGAACAGCTTGCAGAATCCGAGAAAGGTGGTCCAAGGATGAAATCTGGTACTCATGAGCGTGGAAATCCTTCCGCAAATTCTTCTCCATCAGACACTGAACCTCATCCAGAGTCTCCGCAAAATTGAACCCGATCAAACACTAACCCCTCGTTTTCATCCCTTCGGACATGGCTCCAACATGGAGATTTTGCTTCCTATTTCACCCTTTTTTTCGCCTGTCTTATTTCAGCTTGGCTGTTCAAGATCTGCATGGTAGCTGGTGATATGGGAGCCATGGTCGTTTCCAACGAAGGAATAGCAGGTGATGCATGTTGTAAGTTATGGTGATTTTTGTTCCACAGATTTGTTGGCTACTCCGAAGAAGACAACAGAAGCGGTTTAAGGATGAGAACAATTTTCTATCTCCATTTTCCACCATGTAAAGTTGGTTTATGGGAATAATGATGCCAAATCAGATTCTACGGTAAATTACAAGACCAGAAATCCTGGGCAGAACTTCTCATTGACAATCTTTACTTACCAGTTTCAAATACTTTATTAGTTACTCTTACCTCTCCCTTAATTTGTTGTGGATAGAAGAAAACACCATGAACAAAGATGACATGACTCATCTATAGGTAGAATCTCATTTTGCTTCAAAGGGAAGAAGAAATCCAGTGTCTATCACAAAACCAAACCAGCTACTAAATAACCCTTCAGATCCTCTCTCAGTGTTGATGAGAATCAAATCCTCGTTTCGAGTAGGCAATCGTCAGAAGACACCACCACATCTTCATTTGCATTAGCGTTCACTGACCGACCACATCCAAGTTCGAGATCTCATCTTGCCAACATCGTCTTGCCAAGTTTATGCGAGTTGAGTTAAAGAAGCGCAGAAGAAAGCAGAGATGCCTTCATCTTTGCACGACACCCTTTAACCTATCTATATTCATAAGAATTCACACCTTTGTCAaactcccatatatatatatatatatatatatatatatatatatatatatatatatatatatatatatatatatatatatatatatatatatatatatatatatatatatatatatatatatcatgaatcaTCATCTTTGGGGGAGTGAGGAGATCGCAGGTGTCCGTGAATCTGATAGGCTGCCATCGTCAAAGAACAATAGAACATGAAAAGTCTGTTGGTTGTACATATACCGGGGGGTGAGGGGATTTTCCATAATGGATCTGGTACGATCACCCCCTTGTATGTTTACCTAACATCTGCAATCAAGAAAAGTGGCCAAAAAAAATTTTTAGGCGTCTAGTTGTCCAAATTCGATGTCGGTATTCACACCTTGTGGTAAGCGGATTTTTCATAATAGGTCTGGTACGATCACCGTCACGTATGCTTACCTAACATATGCAATCAAGAAAAGTTAGTTACCAAAAAATTTTTAGACGTCAAATCGTCTAAATTCGACGACGGTATTTCCACCGGCTAGTAAGCAGATTTTTCAGACTGACGTACGATATGATCACCCCACGTGTTGTTACCACACACCCGCGAATAGATAGTGTgaccaaaaaatatattattacctTCAAATCGTCGAAATCTTGATGGTAGTATACTCACAGGGCGGTGAGGGGATTTTCCAGGAAGGAGCGGTGTGATGATCAGAGGTATGTGTAAGCTTATCTGAGACGTTTTCGTGCGAATCAAAAAGTTGAGCGGAATCTAATTATTCCTTTACTACCCCGTAGAGCAGCTATAACCCATGAAGCCTCACGCACCGACCAATTCGTCTGCTCGCACCAGCGAAGCACGCATAAGTGACGGGCATCGCCTTCCTTGCGTCGGCGGTGGTGGTTCATCGGGACCCCCATGCCTGCCGCAAAAGACACGGACGAGTGAAGAAGGGGATCAACTGCCTCGGTCGCGTCGGATGAGTGTAAAGATGTTACGTCTTATTCCTTGGATATGTATTTTTGTGACATCTTAATGACGACCGCTTTCCATCTTTCTTTCTACGGTGGAAAGACCGCTTTCCATCTTACGTTACCATAGATGGGTCGATGTTATCCAAAATAAAATATTCTGCATATATTACTTTATCttgtcattgattgattgatcgatAGAAAATGAGACTCTGAATCATATACAGAACTTTTTTATCAGAtctataaatatattatcatcgGATCTAAGAattataatgagatcgatttgaaATTAGAGTTGATCACATACAGTGTTATATGTATTCCTAAATCATTAGTTAAAATACTTAAGTTAAGATTaagaataatatattcatcagatTATTTCACACCAAATCCAAATTCTTGAAACAAGAATTGctattgacgcattcacggtcgtcctcgtcaatgGGTCTCGATAATGGTACTTCCAcatgttcacctacggaaaccttgttacaagTTATCCTGAACTTCTCGTGACGGATCATTGTCAGATCGAATAGATGGTATCATTCGTCACCATTGAATTGGCAACTAACTAGTTACTCGAGAAGCAATCCTTCATTGGAGGACAAGCATGTTCCTTTGGATCTTTGCCAATTTTAGGTATATTTGAGCAACTGTGAGAAAATAGTAAATGtaaaagaaattttaaagaaGGAACAAAAAAAAGCATGTAATTTCATATTAAGGTATTTAAAATATGATTGATAAGATATCTTCGATCTCATGGTATTAAAAAAAATCAGGAAAAAAATAATAACAGGTCAGCAGCATATATTATTCTTCCAATTTCATCCCTCCTTTTAGAAATATGATACCCAAattcaattcaaaattttaatgtAACTTGTCAACACTAAATCAATTCATCTACTCTTCTGAAAGGATACATGCATTAGAGGCCGAGAAACGCAACAGGGATATCGAATGGCAGTCGCTCCCGATGCGATTTCATCATCATTGTTATCGACGATGACACTTGAGATGTATGCTGTACTCTGTAGCAGCTAATCATTTAGGTTTACTAGCTGCAATATTACAGGGAAGAAGAATAACTGTACACTTTCTTTGTTCTTCTTCATTACAATGTCCACAGGCTTCAACTCGAAACCAGCCATGAAGGTTCTCACAGATAAGCAGAATGAGAAGGCTTTATCGCTTGCCACCCTCATCTTAGTTTATGCCACATCAATGTACAAGAAATACATACAAATCCGACTTCAGCCAAAAAAGACCTACTGAAACTGAAGAAGGCCAGATTACATCTGTAGACACTCTACACTTTATTTTGGATCGACATTGAACTAAAGCAGAGAAAGAAGGTATGCATGGATATGTAAAGCTCATCTAGTTTCAC of Musa acuminata AAA Group cultivar baxijiao chromosome BXJ2-3, Cavendish_Baxijiao_AAA, whole genome shotgun sequence contains these proteins:
- the LOC135608384 gene encoding zinc finger CCCH domain-containing protein 12-like, producing the protein MMSDVRHNAVPNSSHASPDNIEGAMWQLNIEDGQEGADGQLNQYPDRPGQPDCLYYLRTGVCGYGSKCKYNHPAHNEQITRFSGELPQRDGQPDCQFFLKTGMCKYGITCKYHHPRDKHDTRLVQLNVFGLPIREDEKQCAHYMKTGSCKYGVACKFNHPQPANPGSAFSVTGSSVYGYSGSMAPTSVLPVIGGISSWPFCRFPYVSSPRMQGLPAYVPFVLAPSQGNMPVQQGWSTYMGSMNDISSTDMLVPSKIANSRHQEQPGSSMPLSLPERPDQPECQYYMKTGSCKYGTSCKYHHPKENQADMATIGPLGLPLRPGQPLCTFYTTYGSCKYGTTCKFDHPLVNYYGYSLQPFAAYSEPSALFPGQRSSKVTRTSAEDSSSKASKLPEQLAESEKGGPRMKSGTHERGNPSANSSPSDTEPHPESPQN